In Rothia mucilaginosa, one genomic interval encodes:
- the rsrA gene encoding mycothiol system anti-sigma-R factor produces MSSTDKNSSVPAASEPLEDCGGQPCSSTLKHLYEFLDRELSPEQLRTIQAHLNACPECADVKDFELMVREKMRSSCAQQAPEQLKARLLQDVQKFCAEAKL; encoded by the coding sequence ATGTCAAGCACAGACAAGAATTCTTCCGTCCCCGCAGCCTCCGAGCCGCTGGAGGATTGCGGCGGCCAGCCCTGCTCCTCGACCCTCAAGCACCTCTACGAATTCCTCGATAGGGAGCTGAGCCCCGAGCAGCTGCGCACGATTCAAGCGCATCTGAATGCCTGCCCCGAGTGCGCGGATGTGAAGGATTTTGAGCTGATGGTGCGTGAGAAGATGCGTTCTTCGTGTGCTCAGCAGGCACCCGAGCAGTTGAAGGCTCGCCTGCTGCAGGATGTGCAGAAGTTCTGCGCCGAGGCAAAGCTCTAA
- a CDS encoding sigma-70 family RNA polymerase sigma factor: protein MAETNTAADTRELRERFTADAMQYVDQLYAAALRMSRNSADAEDLVQETYMKAFASYHQFTEGTNLKAWLYRILTNTYINLYRKRQREPQQSQGETVEDWQLAQAGEHDAVGLRSAEAEALSALPNTEVREALNELSEDFRMVVYYSDVEGFAYKDIAEILDIPLGTVMSRLHRGRRILREKLLDYARENGLRPSTIAKVEAKAAAKASAKAQPAKATKAKSVKSPPAGSHSKAPADS, encoded by the coding sequence ATGGCTGAAACCAACACCGCGGCGGATACCCGCGAGCTGCGCGAACGCTTTACCGCGGACGCTATGCAGTATGTGGATCAGCTCTACGCTGCAGCCCTGCGGATGAGCCGCAACTCTGCCGATGCTGAAGACTTGGTGCAGGAAACCTACATGAAGGCTTTTGCTTCGTACCACCAGTTCACCGAGGGTACGAACCTGAAGGCATGGCTGTACCGCATCCTGACGAATACGTACATCAATTTGTACCGTAAGCGTCAGCGTGAGCCGCAGCAGTCTCAGGGTGAGACGGTGGAGGATTGGCAACTGGCTCAGGCGGGTGAGCATGATGCGGTGGGTCTGCGTTCTGCTGAGGCGGAGGCGCTGAGTGCCCTGCCGAATACGGAGGTTCGTGAGGCTCTGAATGAGCTGTCTGAGGATTTCCGCATGGTGGTGTACTACTCCGATGTGGAGGGGTTCGCGTACAAGGATATTGCGGAGATTCTGGATATCCCTCTGGGCACGGTGATGTCTCGCTTGCATCGTGGCCGCCGTATTCTGCGTGAGAAGCTGCTCGATTATGCGCGTGAGAACGGTCTGCGCCCGTCAACGATCGCAAAGGTAGAAGCGAAGGCTGCCGCGAAGGCGAGCGCTAAGGCACAGCCGGCTAAGGCTACCAAGGCAAAGAGCGTAAAGTCCCCGCCGGCGGGCTCTCATTCTAAGGCGCCTGCGGATTCTTAG
- a CDS encoding 50S ribosomal protein bL37 encodes MSKRGRKRKDRRKGGANHGKRPNA; translated from the coding sequence ATGAGCAAGCGCGGTCGTAAGCGCAAGGACCGTCGTAAGGGCGGCGCAAACCACGGTAAGCGCCCCAACGCATAA
- a CDS encoding GDSL-type esterase/lipase family protein: protein MEQRNIRIVAVGDDLLAGVGDPRTLGWFGRVMARTPQTTASIAAYNLAAPNEGSEQLNARWFEEARRRFVPGADNRLIIAPSTFDIDLGLTSARSRLNLANIVDMASQNNIKVLVVGPPPTLDAERNRRIADLSAAYADVVTRRNHVYVDTFNPLLHHEQWRNDLAANDGRPGQSGYGLMAWLVLHRGWYNWLNIPEHG from the coding sequence GTGGAGCAACGCAATATTCGAATTGTGGCAGTCGGCGATGACCTGCTCGCCGGTGTTGGCGACCCCCGTACCCTCGGCTGGTTTGGCCGCGTTATGGCGCGCACCCCGCAGACTACCGCATCCATTGCGGCATATAACCTTGCCGCCCCCAATGAAGGTAGCGAGCAGCTGAATGCACGCTGGTTCGAGGAGGCGCGCCGCCGCTTCGTTCCCGGTGCTGATAACCGCCTCATTATTGCTCCGTCGACCTTTGACATTGATTTGGGTCTGACTAGCGCTCGTTCGCGTTTGAACCTGGCGAACATTGTGGACATGGCGTCGCAGAACAACATTAAGGTTCTGGTTGTTGGCCCGCCGCCGACCCTGGACGCTGAGCGTAACCGCCGTATCGCTGACCTGTCGGCGGCGTATGCGGATGTGGTGACCCGCCGTAACCACGTGTACGTGGATACGTTCAACCCGCTGCTTCACCACGAGCAGTGGCGCAACGATCTTGCTGCGAATGATGGTCGTCCGGGTCAGTCCGGTTACGGTCTGATGGCGTGGCTGGTTCTGCACCGCGGCTGGTACAACTGGCTGAACATTCCTGAGCACGGCTAA